In Salvelinus namaycush isolate Seneca unplaced genomic scaffold, SaNama_1.0 Scaffold2063, whole genome shotgun sequence, the following proteins share a genomic window:
- the nrbf2b gene encoding nuclear receptor-binding factor 2b isoform X2 translates to MEVVDSPLNLAHQQSRKADRLLAAGKYEEAISCHGKAAELLREAMTLTECEQAGLSMALQRDSHVKQQRLIEEKWKRTRQEGKPMVLQSHPSTDQPPGLVTNEHPRHPEREYDTWLYLLKNKGSPPPPTPCPGSKAHKDDKTRLEEQQTTIASLRRHIDHLLGENEKLTLDNQRLRGENSRLKRDAADTDLLEKSELWVLPQSEDRKNISIPNLPPLEMPTQDICLDDLPALELPEDIQHELQALLDRASQPSTN, encoded by the exons ATGGAGGTAGTGGACAGTCCTCTTAACCTC GCCCATCAGCAGTCCAGGAAGGCAGACCGTTTGTTGGCAGCTGGTAAATATGAAGAAGCTATTTCCTGCCATGGGAAAGCTGCAG AGCTGCTGAGGGAAGCCATGACGTTAACAGAGTGTGAACAG gcTGGTTTGTCCATGGCGCTCCAGAGGGACAGCCACGTGAAGCAGCAGCGGCTTATTGAGGAGAAGTGGAAGAGGACCAGACAGGAGGGCAAGCCCATGGTCCTTCAGAGCCACCCCTCCACCGACCAGCCCCCCGGCCTGGTGACCAACGAGCACCCCCGCCACCCAGAGAGGGAGTACGACACCTGGCTGTACCTCCTGAAGAACAAGGGTTCCCCCCCTCCCCCGACACCCTGCCCCGGCAGCAAGGCCCACAAGGACGATAAGACACGTCTGGAGGAGCAGCAGACCACTATCGCCAGCCTGCGGCGCCACATAGATCATCTGCTGGGAGAGAATGAGAAACTGACCCTGGACAACCAGCGCCTGCGAGGGGAGAACAGCCGGCTGAAGAGGGACGCAGCGGACACGGACTTACTGGAGAAATCCGAGCTGTGGGTTCTGCCCCAGTCAGAGGACAGGAAGAACATCTCCATACCTAACCTGCCCCCTCTGGAGATGCCCACTCAGGACATCTGTCTGGACGACCTGCCTGCCCTGGAGCTCCCCGAGGACATCCAGCACGAACTGCAGGCGCTGCTGGACAGAGCCAGCCAGCCCAGTACTAACTAA
- the nrbf2b gene encoding nuclear receptor-binding factor 2b isoform X1 yields MWPPRLFSCPMQSAKAHQQSRKADRLLAAGKYEEAISCHGKAAELLREAMTLTECEQAGLSMALQRDSHVKQQRLIEEKWKRTRQEGKPMVLQSHPSTDQPPGLVTNEHPRHPEREYDTWLYLLKNKGSPPPPTPCPGSKAHKDDKTRLEEQQTTIASLRRHIDHLLGENEKLTLDNQRLRGENSRLKRDAADTDLLEKSELWVLPQSEDRKNISIPNLPPLEMPTQDICLDDLPALELPEDIQHELQALLDRASQPSTN; encoded by the exons ATGTGGCCTCCTAGATTGTTCTCATGTCCAATGCAAAGTGCCAAG GCCCATCAGCAGTCCAGGAAGGCAGACCGTTTGTTGGCAGCTGGTAAATATGAAGAAGCTATTTCCTGCCATGGGAAAGCTGCAG AGCTGCTGAGGGAAGCCATGACGTTAACAGAGTGTGAACAG gcTGGTTTGTCCATGGCGCTCCAGAGGGACAGCCACGTGAAGCAGCAGCGGCTTATTGAGGAGAAGTGGAAGAGGACCAGACAGGAGGGCAAGCCCATGGTCCTTCAGAGCCACCCCTCCACCGACCAGCCCCCCGGCCTGGTGACCAACGAGCACCCCCGCCACCCAGAGAGGGAGTACGACACCTGGCTGTACCTCCTGAAGAACAAGGGTTCCCCCCCTCCCCCGACACCCTGCCCCGGCAGCAAGGCCCACAAGGACGATAAGACACGTCTGGAGGAGCAGCAGACCACTATCGCCAGCCTGCGGCGCCACATAGATCATCTGCTGGGAGAGAATGAGAAACTGACCCTGGACAACCAGCGCCTGCGAGGGGAGAACAGCCGGCTGAAGAGGGACGCAGCGGACACGGACTTACTGGAGAAATCCGAGCTGTGGGTTCTGCCCCAGTCAGAGGACAGGAAGAACATCTCCATACCTAACCTGCCCCCTCTGGAGATGCCCACTCAGGACATCTGTCTGGACGACCTGCCTGCCCTGGAGCTCCCCGAGGACATCCAGCACGAACTGCAGGCGCTGCTGGACAGAGCCAGCCAGCCCAGTACTAACTAA